In Paenibacillus sp. BIC5C1, a genomic segment contains:
- a CDS encoding IS3 family transposase: MDELRCSHGITRLLSITGIPRSSYYKWRATQPQRDARQDREREIKEHMMAIHFANREFGYPRMTTALWEAGLNVNHKKVWRIMRELSIQSVIRKKRKKSSYTPSVIYPNRLKRQFHATAPQQKMVTDITYIPNGSTFVYLSVIQDLFNNEIVAWQLSKRNDVQLVLDTVEQWTQKRDVSEAVLHSDQGFQYTSQAYNTRLEAFGVKGSHSRKATCLDNACIESFFSHLKTEKLYLNQCNSEVEIRQAVEDYMYNYNYRRFQAKLKQRAPIEYRCALAA; the protein is encoded by the coding sequence ATAGACGAATTGCGCTGCTCGCATGGCATTACACGCCTATTATCGATTACAGGAATACCCCGTTCCAGTTACTACAAATGGCGAGCAACACAGCCGCAGCGAGACGCAAGACAAGACCGTGAGCGTGAGATCAAAGAACACATGATGGCTATTCATTTTGCAAACCGAGAGTTTGGTTATCCTCGCATGACAACGGCGTTGTGGGAGGCTGGTCTGAACGTTAATCACAAGAAAGTATGGCGAATCATGCGGGAACTATCGATCCAATCGGTAATTCGTAAGAAGCGGAAGAAGTCCAGCTATACGCCATCTGTGATTTATCCGAATCGCCTGAAGCGCCAGTTTCATGCGACAGCACCCCAGCAAAAAATGGTGACGGATATTACCTATATTCCGAATGGAAGTACATTTGTTTACCTGTCCGTGATTCAAGACCTGTTCAACAATGAGATTGTAGCTTGGCAGTTGTCTAAACGGAACGATGTTCAGCTCGTATTGGATACGGTGGAACAATGGACACAAAAAAGAGACGTTTCAGAAGCCGTGCTCCATTCGGATCAGGGCTTCCAATACACGTCTCAGGCGTACAACACACGATTAGAAGCATTCGGCGTGAAGGGCAGCCACTCTCGCAAAGCAACCTGCCTAGATAACGCATGCATCGAATCCTTCTTTTCGCATCTCAAGACAGAGAAGCTGTACCTTAACCAGTGTAATTCAGAAGTAGAGATTCGACAAGCCGTGGAAGATTATATGTACAATTACAATTACCGACGTTTTCAAGCCAAACTCAAACAGCGCGCACCGATTGAATATCGATGCGCACTGGCAGCATAG
- a CDS encoding GNAT family N-acetyltransferase: MTMTFRKLSELSIEENVRIWNLGFEGYFIQMVMTIDALMTRVVNEGLSLENSLAIYVDGEPAGFVMNGFRDVDGKKVAWNGGTGIAPAFRGQGIGRALMLRNLKLYQEQGVELALLEALTQNESAIKLYQYVGYEITDRLMILQHTGTIDPQLLKRFVAHPFSITKGLPRDVCALDFYRGLSAWQTQWPSMKEGESIIIRQDSEPICYALYKRTFDQEGKLVTISLYQCEVLPGREDAEEIYKLALSELFAPLDYVCRRGTSNLRKSNQLLNDLLIKLGFTSNVEQVLMMRNMDPN, encoded by the coding sequence ATGACAATGACGTTTAGGAAACTAAGTGAGCTATCGATCGAGGAAAATGTACGTATTTGGAATCTGGGATTCGAGGGCTATTTTATCCAGATGGTTATGACGATTGATGCTTTGATGACCAGGGTTGTTAACGAAGGGCTTTCCTTGGAGAATTCACTTGCTATTTATGTGGATGGTGAACCTGCAGGGTTTGTCATGAATGGATTTCGTGACGTAGATGGAAAGAAAGTGGCATGGAACGGAGGGACAGGTATTGCGCCTGCATTTAGAGGTCAGGGCATTGGCAGAGCGCTCATGTTAAGAAATCTTAAATTGTACCAAGAACAAGGCGTGGAGCTTGCGTTACTTGAAGCGCTCACTCAGAATGAGAGTGCGATCAAGCTATATCAGTATGTGGGGTATGAAATTACGGATCGATTAATGATTTTACAACATACGGGTACAATAGATCCCCAATTACTGAAGCGATTTGTTGCGCATCCTTTTTCTATCACCAAAGGATTGCCCCGTGATGTGTGTGCGCTAGACTTCTATCGAGGCTTATCTGCTTGGCAGACACAATGGCCTAGTATGAAGGAGGGTGAATCTATAATCATTAGACAAGATAGTGAGCCTATATGCTATGCATTGTATAAGCGAACATTTGATCAAGAGGGTAAATTGGTAACCATCTCGCTCTATCAATGTGAGGTCCTTCCAGGGCGGGAAGATGCAGAGGAGATTTATAAGCTTGCTCTCAGTGAACTGTTCGCCCCGTTAGACTATGTTTGCAGACGAGGGACATCTAACCTGCGTAAATCCAATCAACTTTTGAACGATCTATTGATAAAATTAGGTTTCACATCAAATGTTGAGCAAGTGCTTATGATGCGAAATATGGATCCTAACTAA
- the bglS gene encoding beta-glucanase codes for MKKLMDFRKKMSAVLMTSGLICAMLLPIQASAADIAFNEPLNGVNPNLFYTSDGWANGPDFGVGWKAVNQEFVNGIMALRLDNTGCPASCSGKNYASAEYSTHVKYGYGRVEARLKAASGVGLVTSLFTYSGQGIGTSNDEIDIEILGKDTTKMETNYFTNGVGQHSTIINLGFDASLDFHNYAFEWSPSSIKWYVDGNLVHTENGSRGPLPTNPGYIMVNLWSGSGPAEIWTGKFNYPGMPVRAYFDWIKFKPAN; via the coding sequence ATGAAAAAGTTAATGGATTTTAGAAAGAAAATGTCGGCCGTGCTAATGACAAGTGGCCTGATATGCGCGATGCTGTTACCCATTCAAGCGTCGGCGGCTGACATTGCTTTTAACGAACCGTTAAACGGCGTGAATCCCAATTTGTTCTATACCTCAGATGGATGGGCTAATGGTCCTGATTTCGGAGTGGGCTGGAAGGCGGTTAACCAGGAATTCGTAAATGGAATTATGGCTTTGCGACTTGACAATACAGGGTGTCCAGCCAGTTGCTCGGGGAAAAATTATGCTTCAGCTGAATATTCGACCCATGTGAAGTATGGATATGGCCGAGTTGAAGCACGTTTAAAAGCGGCTTCAGGAGTAGGACTCGTCACAAGTCTCTTCACGTATTCCGGACAAGGGATAGGTACATCCAATGACGAAATCGACATTGAAATATTGGGCAAAGACACGACGAAGATGGAAACCAATTATTTTACGAATGGTGTAGGTCAACATAGCACGATCATTAATCTGGGGTTTGATGCCTCGCTCGATTTTCATAATTATGCGTTCGAATGGTCACCATCATCCATTAAGTGGTATGTAGACGGTAATCTGGTCCACACGGAGAATGGATCACGTGGACCGCTCCCGACCAATCCTGGCTATATTATGGTAAATCTGTGGTCGGGCTCGGGACCGGCTGAAATATGGACAGGAAAATTCAATTACCCAGGTATGCCGGTACGTGCCTATTTTGATTGGATTAAATTTAAACCGGCTAACTGA
- a CDS encoding ABC transporter permease, with the protein MEIGSKTKPLVKKSRLRRFMKQWDIQLMVLPAMMFILIFSYIPMYGVLMAFQDYSLFKGFLNSPWVGFKHFDVFFGTPEFWTIMRNTLVIGMLKLCIGFPAPILLAVMLNEVGKHSFKRIVQTISYLPHFLSWVIVSGLVISILSVDNGSLNILLQKLSLIDEPINFLSEPKYFWSILTVTNVWKEIGFSSIVYLAAIAGINPQLYEAASIDGASRLKQIFSITIPSIMPIIVVFSILAIGNFLNAGFEDILLLGGNPVLRDVSDVLDTYVYRIGIQNSRYSYATAAGLFKAVISVVLLSGANYWARRSGNSLW; encoded by the coding sequence ATGGAGATCGGCAGTAAAACGAAGCCGCTTGTTAAGAAAAGTCGCCTGCGCCGCTTTATGAAGCAATGGGACATTCAACTTATGGTGCTTCCGGCCATGATGTTTATCCTGATCTTCAGCTACATTCCCATGTACGGAGTGCTGATGGCGTTTCAGGACTACAGTTTATTCAAAGGGTTTCTGAACAGTCCATGGGTAGGCTTCAAGCATTTCGACGTGTTTTTCGGGACGCCGGAGTTTTGGACCATTATGCGGAATACTCTCGTCATTGGCATGCTTAAGCTGTGCATCGGGTTTCCGGCCCCCATCCTGCTCGCGGTGATGCTGAATGAAGTAGGGAAACATTCTTTCAAACGAATTGTTCAGACGATCAGCTATTTGCCTCACTTTTTGTCGTGGGTCATCGTATCGGGCTTAGTGATCTCCATCTTGTCTGTGGACAATGGCAGCCTGAACATACTGCTGCAGAAGCTGAGTCTTATCGATGAGCCGATTAACTTTCTATCGGAGCCAAAGTACTTTTGGAGTATTTTGACGGTAACGAATGTGTGGAAGGAGATTGGTTTCTCCTCCATTGTGTATTTGGCGGCAATTGCGGGCATCAATCCCCAACTTTATGAAGCCGCTTCCATTGATGGTGCGAGCCGTCTGAAGCAGATTTTTTCCATCACTATTCCATCCATTATGCCAATTATCGTTGTGTTCTCGATTCTGGCTATCGGTAATTTCCTAAATGCAGGATTTGAGGACATATTGCTGCTGGGAGGCAATCCGGTTTTGCGAGATGTCAGCGACGTGCTGGACACCTATGTATATCGAATTGGCATTCAGAACAGCCGATACTCTTACGCAACGGCGGCAGGGCTGTTTAAGGCCGTCATCAGCGTTGTGTTATTGTCCGGAGCCAACTATTGGGCTCGTCGATCGGGGAACAGCCTTTGGTAG
- a CDS encoding transposase gives MAKKGQTFQTYTEEFKLNAVRSYVEGSSSYKVVADREGIRNCSQLKVWVKKWKNGKAFDERKNNVPNPMKGRPRTAFSSVEEERDYLQAQVDYLKKRYPNLVKEKR, from the coding sequence ATGGCCAAAAAAGGACAAACATTTCAGACGTATACCGAAGAGTTTAAATTGAATGCAGTTAGATCCTATGTCGAAGGTTCTTCAAGTTACAAGGTGGTCGCTGATCGCGAAGGAATTCGAAACTGTTCACAACTGAAGGTGTGGGTAAAAAAATGGAAAAACGGGAAAGCGTTTGATGAGCGAAAAAACAATGTTCCGAATCCAATGAAAGGACGTCCTCGTACTGCCTTTAGCAGTGTAGAAGAAGAACGGGATTACCTTCAAGCACAGGTGGATTATTTAAAAAAGCGGTATCCAAATCTAGTAAAGGAGAAGCGCTGA
- a CDS encoding AraC family transcriptional regulator, which yields MPTIMREEVVPKEKVKMNKNYPVYVGDTIGVTIPYQKLHWHNVLEINYIKSGTGYYIINGQKFDFQQGDVLLINSNDLHCAYETKDLVMTVITFDSNWFIHNLRFDPELFSPFRDIDKHYMNLIHRDHPAMDRLRSLLLELQLEHEREQRSYTTVVYSLILQFLTVVNRECRIEGICGSQHLISERQYEKIRQVIMVMEQNFAHPWTLEELASLVYLSPSRFSEIFKRAVGMPPMLYLIHIRLEQAVMMLEGGHMKIMDIALECGFRTLTNFNRLFKKHIGMTPKTSQKQNP from the coding sequence ATGCCAACTATCATGAGGGAAGAAGTGGTTCCGAAGGAAAAGGTGAAAATGAATAAGAATTATCCAGTTTATGTCGGCGACACGATTGGTGTGACTATCCCTTATCAAAAGCTTCATTGGCATAATGTTCTGGAGATTAATTATATTAAATCCGGCACGGGCTACTACATCATCAACGGGCAAAAATTTGATTTCCAGCAGGGAGATGTGCTGCTCATCAATTCGAATGATCTTCACTGTGCTTACGAAACGAAGGATCTTGTCATGACTGTCATCACATTCGATTCGAACTGGTTTATTCATAACCTCCGATTCGATCCGGAGCTATTCAGCCCGTTCCGCGACATAGACAAACATTACATGAATCTGATCCACCGTGATCACCCGGCCATGGACAGGCTGCGGTCACTTCTTCTTGAACTCCAATTGGAGCATGAGAGGGAGCAGCGTTCCTACACTACGGTTGTATACTCGCTTATTCTCCAGTTTCTGACTGTCGTAAATCGGGAGTGTCGAATAGAGGGGATTTGCGGTAGCCAACACCTCATCAGTGAGAGGCAGTATGAGAAAATACGTCAGGTGATTATGGTTATGGAACAAAACTTCGCCCATCCATGGACGCTGGAGGAGCTGGCCTCTCTTGTCTATCTCAGTCCTTCAAGGTTCAGCGAAATATTCAAACGCGCAGTCGGCATGCCTCCGATGCTGTACCTGATCCATATTCGCCTGGAGCAAGCTGTCATGATGCTGGAAGGAGGTCATATGAAAATAATGGATATTGCCCTGGAATGTGGCTTCCGCACGCTGACCAACTTTAATCGGCTGTTTAAGAAGCACATCGGCATGACGCCAAAGACTTCACAAAAGCAAAATCCTTAG